A single genomic interval of Arthrobacter globiformis harbors:
- the hemE gene encoding uroporphyrinogen decarboxylase, translating into MTSSAVTPAGTGLDAGHPLRDGRTADSPLITAYRGGKPSRRPVWFMRQAGRSLPEYLKVREGVAMLDSCLRPELASEITLQPVRRHDVDAGIFFSDIVIPLKLAGVGVDIVPGVGPVLDKPVRTAADVAALPRLTEESLEPIREAVRLTVDQLGKTPLIGFAGAPFTLAAYMVEGRPSRDHLGPRTMMHADPETWSALANWAADASGLFLRAQLEAGASAGQLFDSWAGSLGLADYTRFVAAASSRALDHVRDLGAPLIHFGTGTSELLVAMRDVGVDVVGVDYRLPLDEANRRLGGTVPLQGNIDPALLSAPWEVLEAHVREVIASGAAAPGHVLNLGHGVPPETDPDVLTRVVELIHSISPE; encoded by the coding sequence ATGACTTCTAGCGCTGTAACACCCGCCGGTACCGGACTCGACGCAGGCCATCCGCTTCGCGACGGACGCACTGCTGACTCTCCGCTTATTACGGCATACCGCGGCGGCAAGCCAAGCCGCCGCCCGGTGTGGTTCATGCGCCAGGCGGGGCGTTCCCTGCCGGAATACCTGAAGGTCCGTGAGGGCGTCGCCATGCTGGACTCCTGCCTGCGCCCCGAACTGGCCTCGGAAATCACCCTGCAGCCGGTGCGCCGGCACGACGTGGATGCGGGCATCTTCTTTTCCGACATTGTCATCCCCCTGAAGCTGGCCGGCGTCGGCGTTGACATCGTGCCAGGCGTCGGGCCGGTCCTGGACAAGCCCGTGCGGACCGCCGCCGACGTCGCCGCATTGCCCCGCCTCACTGAGGAGTCGCTGGAACCAATCCGGGAAGCCGTCCGGCTGACGGTGGATCAGCTCGGCAAGACCCCGCTCATCGGCTTCGCCGGCGCGCCTTTCACACTCGCCGCCTACATGGTGGAGGGCCGGCCCTCCCGGGACCACCTTGGCCCGCGCACCATGATGCACGCCGACCCCGAGACGTGGTCGGCGCTGGCAAACTGGGCCGCGGATGCCTCCGGCCTGTTCCTGCGCGCCCAGCTGGAGGCGGGCGCCTCCGCGGGCCAGCTGTTTGACTCGTGGGCGGGCTCCCTCGGCCTGGCGGACTACACCCGCTTCGTCGCCGCAGCCTCGTCCCGCGCCCTGGACCACGTCCGCGACCTGGGCGCCCCGCTGATTCACTTCGGCACCGGCACCTCGGAGCTTCTGGTGGCCATGCGCGACGTCGGTGTTGACGTCGTCGGCGTGGACTACCGGCTGCCGCTGGACGAGGCCAACCGCAGGCTGGGCGGCACCGTCCCGCTGCAGGGCAACATCGATCCGGCACTCCTGTCCGCTCCGTGGGAGGTCCTTGAGGCGCACGTCCGCGAGGTCATCGCATCGGGTGCTGCGGCCCCCGGCCACGTGCTGAACCTCGGCCATGGCGTGCCGCCGGAAACGGACCCGGACGTCCTGACTCGCGTCGTCGAACTCATCCACTCCATCTCTCCGGAGTAG
- the hemC gene encoding hydroxymethylbilane synthase, producing MTVRIGTRASKLALTQTQQTADRLAAVGGFDVELVHVRTDGDVLTGSLSQMGGTGVFVAALRDALLRNECDVAVHSLKDLPTGSALGLTLAATPPRVDVRDVLCARDGLKLADLPKGARVGTGSPRRAAQLRAVRPDLDIVDIRGNVDTRLGRVPGLPGNATDAVVAGKSCDLDAVVLAAAGLERIGRLDTVTEYLETDIMLPAAGQGSLAIECRTAEAPRRAGSTEGSQGVLAQALAALDDADTRLAVTAERALLARLEAGCAAPVGAYAYRKGSMLHLEAVVCAVDGAASVRDKRATDGLTEVGATLLGIELAEVLLAAGAADIADLTAS from the coding sequence GTGACAGTACGGATCGGCACCAGGGCGAGCAAGCTCGCCCTGACCCAGACCCAGCAGACGGCCGACCGGCTGGCCGCCGTCGGAGGTTTCGACGTCGAACTCGTCCATGTTCGGACCGACGGCGACGTCCTCACTGGCTCGCTGTCCCAGATGGGCGGCACCGGCGTCTTCGTGGCCGCACTGCGCGACGCGCTGCTGCGGAACGAGTGCGACGTGGCTGTCCACTCCCTGAAGGACCTGCCCACGGGTTCCGCCCTGGGCCTGACGCTGGCCGCCACCCCGCCCCGCGTGGACGTCCGCGACGTCCTCTGCGCCCGGGATGGGCTCAAGCTGGCCGACCTGCCCAAGGGCGCCCGCGTCGGCACCGGCTCTCCCCGCCGGGCAGCGCAGCTCCGCGCCGTACGCCCCGACCTGGACATCGTGGACATCCGCGGCAACGTGGACACGCGGCTGGGCCGGGTGCCCGGGCTGCCCGGCAACGCCACCGACGCGGTGGTTGCCGGGAAGTCGTGCGACCTCGACGCCGTAGTCCTGGCCGCCGCCGGACTGGAACGGATAGGCCGCCTGGACACCGTCACCGAGTACCTGGAGACGGACATCATGCTCCCGGCAGCAGGCCAGGGATCACTGGCCATCGAATGCCGCACAGCCGAGGCGCCGCGCCGGGCCGGCTCCACCGAGGGGTCGCAGGGCGTGCTCGCCCAGGCACTGGCCGCCCTTGACGACGCCGACACCAGGCTTGCGGTCACGGCCGAACGTGCTCTGCTTGCCCGGCTCGAGGCAGGGTGCGCCGCCCCCGTGGGCGCGTACGCCTACCGGAAGGGCAGCATGCTCCACCTTGAAGCCGTGGTCTGCGCCGTGGACGGCGCCGCCTCGGTGCGGGACAAGCGGGCGACGGACGGACTCACCGAGGTGGGCGCCACCCTGCTCGGCATCGAACTCGCCGAGGTCCTGCTGGCAGCGGGGGCTGCGGACATCGCGGACCTGACGGCTTCCTGA
- a CDS encoding LLM class flavin-dependent oxidoreductase translates to MPEAVPGQATASAAWPTAPVGHGQILLGLNTFGDVGVDGAGEPKSHAQVLRELLDQAVLADAVGLHAFGVGEHHRRDFAVSAPEVFLAAAAARTTNIRLGSAVTVLSSDDPIRVFQRFSTVDALSSGRAEVMLGRGSFVESFPLFGLDLADYEVLFEEKLELFDRVRAQKPVHWEGRTRPALAGLSVYPPLEHHLLPAWIGVGGTPESVLRCAEYGYPIIFAIIGGQPRAFAPLVDLYREAIAKYGQPMQQIATHSPGHIAETDEAAREELFPHWLAQRNRIGAERGWGPGNRREFDAMCGPEGALYVGSPETVARKIALLKRNLGVDRFDLKYGNGTLPHESMMRCIELFGTVVAPRVAELLSGETLSGDTPAD, encoded by the coding sequence ATGCCGGAGGCGGTCCCGGGCCAGGCCACAGCATCGGCCGCGTGGCCCACGGCTCCGGTGGGTCACGGGCAGATCCTGCTGGGCCTGAACACGTTCGGCGACGTCGGAGTGGACGGTGCCGGCGAGCCGAAGTCGCATGCCCAGGTGCTGCGGGAGCTCCTGGACCAGGCGGTGCTGGCTGACGCCGTCGGCCTGCATGCCTTCGGTGTGGGGGAGCACCACCGCCGCGACTTTGCCGTGTCCGCCCCCGAGGTGTTCCTGGCGGCCGCCGCGGCGAGGACCACGAACATCAGGCTCGGTTCGGCCGTGACCGTCCTGAGTTCGGACGATCCGATCCGCGTGTTCCAGCGCTTCTCCACCGTGGACGCCCTGTCCAGCGGCCGCGCCGAGGTCATGCTCGGCCGCGGCTCGTTCGTCGAGTCCTTTCCGCTGTTCGGCCTGGACCTGGCGGACTACGAGGTGCTGTTCGAGGAGAAGCTCGAGCTCTTCGACAGGGTGCGGGCGCAGAAGCCGGTCCACTGGGAAGGGCGCACCCGGCCGGCCCTCGCCGGGCTGAGCGTCTATCCGCCGCTGGAGCACCACCTGCTGCCGGCCTGGATCGGCGTGGGCGGCACCCCGGAGTCCGTCCTGCGGTGCGCGGAGTACGGCTACCCGATCATCTTTGCCATCATCGGCGGCCAGCCCCGCGCCTTTGCTCCGCTGGTTGACCTGTACCGCGAGGCGATTGCCAAGTACGGCCAGCCCATGCAGCAGATCGCCACCCACTCGCCCGGCCACATCGCCGAGACCGACGAGGCGGCCCGCGAGGAGCTCTTTCCGCACTGGCTTGCCCAGCGCAACAGGATCGGCGCCGAGCGGGGCTGGGGCCCGGGAAACCGGCGGGAATTCGACGCCATGTGCGGACCCGAGGGCGCCCTGTACGTCGGTTCACCGGAGACGGTGGCGCGGAAGATCGCGCTGCTCAAGCGGAACCTCGGCGTCGACCGCTTCGACCTGAAATACGGCAACGGCACGCTGCCGCACGAATCCATGATGCGCTGCATCGAACTCTTCGGCACCGTGGTGGCACCGCGGGTCGCCGAGCTCCTGTCCGGTGAAACCTTGTCCGGCGACACTCCCGCAGACTGA
- the hemB gene encoding porphobilinogen synthase: MSFPHHRPRRLRTTPAMRRLTAEHRLAPADLILPAFIREGLSEPNPIASMPGVVQHTTDTLKRAAAEAVELGVGGIMLFGIPGSRDAEGTASLDPDGVLNKAIRDVRAEVGDSLVVMSDVCLDEFTDHGHCGVLDSDGYVDNDATLEIYAKMAVAQADAGAHALGPSGMMDGQIGVIRQALEDAGHVNTAVVAYAAKYASAFYGPFREAVDSQLKGDRRTYQMDAANRREAIQEVELDLAEGADMVMVKPAMSYLDILADVAEMSPVPVAAYQISGEYAMIEAAAANGWIDRRAAITESVLGIRRAGANMVLTYWASEIAGWLKES; this comes from the coding sequence ATGAGCTTTCCGCACCACCGCCCCCGGCGGCTCCGCACCACCCCCGCCATGCGCAGGCTCACGGCTGAGCACCGGCTTGCCCCGGCAGACCTGATCCTTCCCGCGTTCATCCGCGAGGGGCTGTCGGAGCCCAACCCGATCGCCTCCATGCCGGGCGTTGTGCAGCACACCACCGACACCCTCAAGCGAGCGGCAGCCGAAGCCGTGGAGCTGGGCGTCGGCGGCATCATGCTGTTCGGCATTCCCGGGTCCAGGGACGCGGAGGGGACGGCGTCCCTGGACCCGGACGGGGTCCTCAACAAGGCCATCCGCGACGTCCGGGCCGAGGTGGGGGACAGCCTGGTGGTGATGAGCGACGTCTGCCTGGACGAATTCACCGACCACGGCCACTGCGGCGTCCTCGACAGCGACGGCTACGTGGACAACGACGCCACGTTGGAGATCTACGCGAAGATGGCAGTGGCCCAGGCCGACGCCGGCGCCCACGCGCTGGGCCCGTCCGGAATGATGGACGGACAGATCGGCGTGATCCGCCAGGCCCTGGAAGACGCCGGCCACGTGAACACCGCTGTGGTGGCCTACGCCGCGAAGTACGCGTCGGCGTTCTACGGCCCGTTCCGGGAAGCGGTGGACTCGCAGCTGAAGGGCGACCGCAGGACCTACCAGATGGACGCCGCCAACCGCCGCGAGGCCATCCAAGAGGTGGAACTGGATCTTGCCGAAGGTGCGGACATGGTGATGGTCAAGCCGGCCATGAGCTACCTTGACATCCTTGCCGATGTCGCCGAGATGAGCCCTGTGCCGGTCGCCGCCTACCAAATCTCGGGTGAGTACGCCATGATCGAGGCCGCCGCCGCCAACGGCTGGATCGACCGGCGTGCTGCCATCACGGAGTCTGTCCTCGGCATCCGCCGCGCCGGGGCCAACATGGTCCTCACGTACTGGGCCAGCGAAATCGCCGGCTGGCTCAAGGAATCCTGA
- a CDS encoding uroporphyrinogen-III synthase, with product MGTTSGEIPAGRRPLDGRRILVTRSPERSGPLTEALRLAGAVPLLLPLTAAERAPDQVALDDAFEALGAGSFEWLVVSSATTVLALQEKAAERSVRLGDWLPAGTRVAAVGPASRSALEAAGIAVHFEPEQEHSASGIVNGWPGGPAAVLLPQSDIAAPALARGLAAKGARVRTVVAYSTVDFPAEPARRLGQSGSAGTGPLPLLTPAEAKAEVDDGALAAVVAASPSAVRRIGATLAPLGSCRLVAIGPATAAEAESLGLVVAATARQPTPEGLVAAVIRAVAPNNHSSTAGPQ from the coding sequence ATGGGAACGACGAGCGGGGAAATCCCGGCGGGCCGGCGCCCGCTGGACGGGCGCCGCATCCTGGTGACGCGGAGCCCCGAGCGGTCCGGGCCCCTCACGGAGGCACTGCGGCTGGCCGGCGCCGTTCCCCTCCTGCTGCCGCTGACGGCCGCCGAACGCGCCCCGGACCAGGTAGCGCTTGACGACGCCTTTGAGGCGCTGGGCGCGGGCAGCTTTGAGTGGCTCGTGGTCAGCAGTGCCACCACCGTCCTGGCATTGCAGGAAAAGGCGGCAGAGCGCTCCGTGAGACTGGGCGACTGGCTTCCGGCCGGAACCCGAGTTGCCGCGGTGGGCCCCGCGAGCCGGTCGGCGCTTGAGGCTGCGGGGATTGCCGTGCACTTCGAGCCGGAGCAAGAACATTCAGCCTCCGGGATCGTCAACGGATGGCCCGGCGGTCCTGCCGCCGTGCTGCTGCCGCAGTCCGATATCGCGGCCCCTGCGCTGGCCCGGGGGCTTGCGGCGAAGGGCGCCCGGGTGCGCACTGTGGTGGCCTATTCCACGGTGGACTTCCCGGCAGAACCGGCGCGGCGCCTTGGCCAAAGCGGCAGTGCGGGCACAGGCCCGCTGCCGCTGCTGACGCCCGCGGAAGCGAAAGCCGAGGTCGACGACGGCGCCTTGGCCGCCGTCGTCGCCGCCTCACCCAGCGCGGTGCGGCGCATCGGCGCCACCCTGGCGCCGCTCGGCTCCTGCCGCCTCGTGGCCATCGGCCCGGCGACAGCGGCTGAGGCGGAATCCCTAGGACTCGTCGTGGCTGCCACGGCCCGGCAGCCCACGCCGGAAGGGCTCGTGGCGGCCGTCATCCGGGCAGTTGCCCCTAACAACCACTCATCAACAGCAGGCCCACAGTGA
- the hemL gene encoding glutamate-1-semialdehyde 2,1-aminomutase — MTSSTPRNEELFDRARQLMPGGVNSPVRAFGSVGGTPRFMVAAKGPYLTDADGNDYVDLVCSWGPALLGHAHPAVLDAVHAAVDRGLSFGASTPDEANLAAIVKERVSAVERLRMVSTGTEATMTAIRLARGFTGRNLVIKFAGCYHGHLDGLLASAGSGVATLALPGSAGVTAATAAETLVLPYNDLGAVEAAFAEHGPNIAAVITEAAPANMGVVTPGEGFNAGLSRITAAHGALLIVDEVLTGFRTGYSGYWGLTGGAADATEKWTPDLLTFGKVIGGGMPTAALGGRADVMDYLAPLGPVYQAGTLSGNPVAMAAGVATLTHATRDVYAFVDARSLELSGALSTALDAAGVDHSIQRAGNLFSVAFGTSEQGVHNYSDALKQESFRYAPFFHSMLDSGVYLPPSVFEAWFLSAAHDDAAMNRIFEALPAAAEAAAAAKA, encoded by the coding sequence ATGACTTCCAGTACCCCTCGCAACGAGGAACTCTTCGACCGCGCCCGCCAGTTGATGCCCGGCGGCGTGAACTCCCCGGTCCGCGCCTTCGGTTCCGTCGGTGGCACGCCCCGCTTCATGGTGGCGGCCAAGGGCCCTTACCTGACCGATGCCGACGGCAACGACTACGTGGACCTGGTATGCTCCTGGGGCCCGGCCCTGCTGGGACACGCCCACCCTGCCGTCCTCGATGCCGTGCACGCCGCGGTGGACCGCGGACTCTCCTTCGGTGCCTCGACCCCCGACGAGGCCAACCTGGCGGCCATCGTCAAGGAACGCGTTTCCGCCGTTGAACGGCTGCGCATGGTGTCCACCGGCACGGAAGCCACCATGACGGCTATCCGGCTGGCCAGGGGCTTCACCGGCCGCAACCTGGTCATCAAGTTTGCCGGCTGCTACCACGGCCACCTCGACGGGCTGCTCGCGTCCGCAGGCTCCGGCGTGGCCACCCTTGCCCTGCCCGGTTCCGCCGGCGTCACGGCCGCCACCGCCGCCGAGACCCTGGTGCTGCCCTACAACGACCTCGGCGCCGTCGAGGCCGCCTTCGCCGAGCACGGCCCTAACATCGCCGCCGTCATCACCGAGGCCGCGCCGGCCAACATGGGCGTGGTCACCCCGGGCGAGGGCTTCAATGCCGGCCTCTCACGGATCACCGCCGCCCACGGCGCCCTGCTGATCGTCGACGAGGTCCTGACCGGCTTCCGCACCGGATACTCCGGCTACTGGGGCCTCACCGGCGGCGCCGCCGACGCCACGGAGAAGTGGACCCCCGACCTGCTGACGTTCGGCAAGGTCATCGGCGGGGGCATGCCGACGGCGGCCCTCGGCGGACGTGCCGACGTCATGGACTACCTCGCGCCGCTCGGTCCCGTTTACCAGGCCGGCACGCTGTCCGGGAACCCGGTGGCCATGGCCGCCGGCGTCGCCACCCTGACGCACGCCACCCGGGACGTGTACGCGTTCGTGGACGCGCGGTCACTGGAACTGTCCGGCGCTCTCTCCACCGCGCTGGATGCGGCCGGCGTGGACCACTCCATCCAGCGCGCCGGCAACCTGTTCTCAGTGGCCTTCGGCACGTCGGAGCAGGGGGTCCACAACTACAGCGACGCGCTGAAGCAGGAGTCGTTCCGCTACGCGCCCTTCTTCCACTCCATGCTGGATTCGGGCGTCTACCTGCCGCCGTCCGTCTTCGAGGCCTGGTTCCTGTCCGCGGCGCACGACGACGCCGCCATGAACCGGATCTTCGAGGCATTGCCCGCCGCCGCGGAGGCGGCCGCCGCCGCGAAGGCCTAA
- the hemG gene encoding protoporphyrinogen oxidase has protein sequence MAAGSPPAAGRTALVVGGGISGLLAARELARAGINTTVLEAADAWGGCVGRHDVAGLTLDSGAESFATRSTAVADLAVELGLGGHIVAPRPGGAWVQLPGGPRELPKTGVLGIPANPWDPEVRRSLGLGGSLRASLDKLLPASVGTTAEVSSVSALVLARMGRRVLERLVEPVVGGVHSADPGLLDVDMVAPGLRAGITRHGSLAAAVAAQRKGAGSQTTPAPSSPTQGKPAKAGSAVAGLKGGMHTLVTELVADLRARGVQLLPGKSATAVARTPHGWEVAAGEDSYKADVLVVALDGPSAVRLLGEAVPALAGHRPGPGPVVKLVTLVVDLPALDRRPRGTGILVAPQTEGIRAKALTHATGKWDWVAEAAGRGRHVLRLSYGRSEGASAAAAAAAPGPESASDEALLDMALQDASALLTVPVTREVLVDWDVVSWAGALPFAAVGHRQRVAEVRQICAGTDGLLMVGGWLAGNGLAAVVADTKKQVAAFLA, from the coding sequence GTGGCTGCGGGCAGTCCTCCGGCTGCCGGGCGCACGGCGCTGGTGGTGGGCGGCGGCATTTCCGGGCTCCTGGCCGCCCGGGAACTGGCCCGGGCTGGCATCAACACCACGGTGCTGGAAGCTGCCGACGCCTGGGGCGGCTGCGTCGGCCGTCATGACGTGGCCGGGCTGACCCTGGACAGCGGGGCCGAGTCCTTCGCCACCCGTTCCACCGCCGTGGCTGACCTGGCCGTTGAACTGGGGCTGGGCGGGCATATTGTTGCCCCGCGGCCCGGCGGCGCCTGGGTGCAGCTGCCGGGCGGCCCCCGTGAACTTCCCAAGACCGGTGTTCTGGGCATCCCGGCCAATCCATGGGACCCGGAGGTCCGCCGCTCGCTGGGCCTGGGCGGCTCCCTGCGCGCCTCGCTGGATAAGCTGCTGCCCGCCTCCGTGGGGACAACCGCCGAGGTTTCCAGCGTTTCCGCACTGGTGCTGGCCCGGATGGGACGACGCGTCCTCGAGCGGCTGGTCGAACCCGTGGTGGGCGGCGTGCATTCGGCTGATCCGGGCCTGCTCGACGTCGATATGGTGGCCCCGGGCCTCCGGGCGGGCATCACCCGGCACGGCTCGCTGGCTGCGGCCGTGGCTGCCCAGCGCAAGGGGGCAGGATCGCAAACCACGCCAGCGCCGAGCTCCCCAACGCAGGGCAAACCTGCCAAGGCAGGCTCGGCCGTCGCCGGCCTGAAGGGCGGCATGCACACCCTCGTCACAGAGCTCGTGGCGGACCTCCGGGCACGCGGTGTGCAGCTGCTGCCGGGCAAGTCGGCCACCGCCGTTGCACGGACCCCGCATGGCTGGGAGGTAGCGGCGGGGGAGGACAGCTACAAGGCTGACGTCCTGGTGGTTGCCCTGGACGGACCGTCCGCAGTGCGGCTCCTCGGGGAAGCGGTCCCGGCGCTGGCAGGGCATCGGCCCGGGCCCGGGCCTGTGGTCAAGCTTGTGACACTCGTTGTTGACCTCCCCGCGCTGGACCGTCGTCCGCGTGGTACGGGAATCCTGGTGGCGCCGCAAACGGAGGGAATCCGGGCGAAGGCCCTCACCCATGCCACCGGCAAATGGGACTGGGTGGCGGAGGCGGCCGGACGCGGCAGGCACGTGCTGCGGCTCTCCTACGGACGCAGCGAGGGAGCGTCAGCCGCTGCGGCTGCCGCCGCACCGGGGCCGGAATCGGCATCGGATGAGGCGTTGCTTGACATGGCTTTGCAGGATGCGTCAGCGCTGCTGACGGTGCCCGTCACACGGGAGGTGCTGGTGGACTGGGACGTTGTCAGCTGGGCCGGAGCGCTGCCGTTTGCCGCTGTGGGGCACCGGCAACGGGTTGCTGAAGTCCGGCAGATCTGCGCCGGCACGGACGGACTGCTGATGGTCGGCGGCTGGCTGGCCGGTAACGGGCTGGCGGCTGTGGTGGCCGACACGAAAAAGCAGGTCGCGGCCTTCCTGGCGTAG
- the hemQ gene encoding hydrogen peroxide-dependent heme synthase — MSHTPAESVTKTEESAEQFFTLWTVFKRSAEALRSADAAEDFDSLVARLAGGGVTHRGSYDVSAMRADADVMVWLHGPKPEALQQAIRDIRRSKLFAGTEIVWSAMGVHREAEFAKNHTPAFSRGVEPAEWLCVYPFVRSYEWYLLPENERGTMLRDHGLLGRDFPQVISNTVSSFALGDWEWILGLEAPELVDLVDLMRHLRSTEARNHVREEIPFYTGRRITAGEIAEVLA; from the coding sequence ATGAGCCACACTCCTGCCGAATCTGTCACCAAAACCGAAGAATCAGCTGAGCAGTTCTTCACCCTCTGGACCGTTTTCAAGCGCTCCGCCGAGGCCCTCCGCAGCGCCGATGCCGCCGAGGATTTCGACTCCCTGGTGGCGCGCCTGGCCGGGGGAGGGGTTACCCACCGCGGAAGCTACGACGTTTCCGCCATGCGCGCCGACGCCGACGTCATGGTCTGGCTCCACGGCCCCAAGCCCGAGGCGCTGCAGCAGGCCATCCGAGACATCCGCCGCAGCAAGCTGTTCGCAGGAACCGAAATCGTCTGGTCCGCAATGGGTGTGCACCGCGAAGCGGAGTTTGCCAAGAACCACACGCCGGCGTTTTCCCGGGGCGTGGAGCCGGCGGAATGGCTGTGCGTGTACCCGTTCGTCCGGTCCTACGAGTGGTACCTGCTGCCGGAGAACGAACGCGGCACGATGCTGCGCGACCACGGCCTGCTGGGCCGCGACTTCCCGCAAGTCATTTCCAACACCGTTTCCTCGTTTGCCCTCGGCGACTGGGAATGGATCCTTGGCCTGGAGGCGCCCGAGCTTGTGGACCTCGTGGACCTGATGCGCCACCTGCGTTCCACCGAAGCGCGCAACCACGTCCGCGAGGAGATCCCGTTCTACACGGGGCGGCGGATCACCGCGGGCGAGATCGCCGAGGTCCTCGCATGA
- a CDS encoding glutamyl-tRNA reductase, which yields MVLFSLVATHADIDLETVAQLSNGSSGIATSALAGSPAVKGAIVLATCNRYEIYGEAPHADDVEAARAALVGQISDSSGLSEQLVSRSFSTRTGPEVTEHLFAVSSGLDSAVVGEREIAGQVRRALITAQHEGTASAGLVRLFQAASKTAKDVGAQTALGSRGLSIVSVALDLATDLSEETDWSKKKVVVFGTGAYAGATMALLRDRGCRDISVFSSSGRAATFVATRGGTALDGDTLHAAVAAADVMIGCSGSDTRVEAAELAQVRAGSAQPLIAIDLALTHDFDPAVGELDGVELLTLESVRLAAPQEQAESLAQASGMVSGAARAFEQEREARSVDSAIVALRRHTMNVLDAEMEKVRARHGCTAAAEEVEFALRRMVKQLLHVPTVRARELASNGQQDDYVAALETLYGITVEQPAAASKAECPVDHSGVAAGSLSNTGPLQGSDDLQDIDARRNSA from the coding sequence GTGGTTCTTTTCTCATTGGTGGCTACACACGCCGACATCGACCTCGAAACCGTTGCTCAGCTAAGCAACGGTTCCTCTGGCATTGCCACGTCCGCCCTCGCCGGTTCGCCGGCGGTCAAGGGCGCAATCGTCCTTGCCACCTGCAACCGCTACGAAATCTACGGCGAGGCGCCGCACGCCGACGACGTCGAGGCCGCACGCGCCGCCCTGGTCGGCCAGATCAGCGATTCGAGCGGGCTCAGCGAGCAGCTGGTGTCCCGGTCATTCAGCACCCGCACCGGCCCCGAGGTCACCGAGCACCTCTTTGCCGTGAGCTCCGGACTCGACTCCGCCGTCGTAGGCGAACGTGAAATTGCCGGGCAGGTGCGGCGGGCCCTGATCACGGCCCAGCATGAGGGCACCGCCAGCGCCGGGCTGGTCCGCCTGTTCCAAGCCGCCTCCAAGACCGCCAAGGATGTCGGCGCGCAGACAGCCCTGGGCTCCCGCGGGCTGTCCATCGTCTCGGTGGCACTCGACCTCGCCACCGACCTTTCCGAAGAGACCGACTGGTCGAAGAAGAAGGTCGTGGTGTTCGGCACCGGTGCCTACGCCGGCGCCACCATGGCCCTGCTCCGCGACCGCGGCTGCCGTGACATCTCGGTGTTCTCGTCGTCAGGGCGCGCAGCCACCTTCGTGGCAACGCGCGGCGGGACCGCCCTCGACGGCGACACCCTGCACGCGGCCGTCGCCGCCGCCGACGTCATGATCGGCTGCAGCGGCTCGGACACGAGGGTGGAAGCCGCCGAGCTCGCCCAGGTCCGCGCCGGATCCGCCCAGCCGCTGATCGCCATCGATCTGGCACTCACACACGATTTTGATCCCGCGGTTGGAGAGCTCGACGGCGTGGAGCTGCTGACGCTGGAGTCCGTGCGGCTCGCAGCGCCCCAGGAGCAGGCGGAGTCACTCGCGCAGGCCAGCGGCATGGTTTCCGGCGCCGCCCGGGCGTTTGAACAGGAACGTGAAGCACGCTCGGTGGATTCGGCCATTGTGGCCCTCCGCCGCCACACCATGAACGTGCTCGACGCGGAAATGGAAAAGGTGCGCGCCCGCCACGGCTGCACCGCCGCCGCCGAAGAAGTGGAGTTTGCGCTGCGCCGCATGGTCAAGCAGTTGCTCCACGTCCCCACCGTGCGCGCCCGGGAGCTGGCGTCCAACGGCCAGCAGGACGACTACGTCGCTGCGCTGGAAACCCTGTATGGCATCACCGTGGAGCAGCCGGCTGCCGCGTCCAAGGCCGAGTGCCCTGTGGACCACAGCGGCGTCGCTGCGGGCAGCCTGTCGAATACCGGTCCCCTGCAGGGCTCCGATGATCTGCAGGACATCGACGCCCGCAGGAACTCCGCCTAA